ATAGTGTTGATTGGTGGAGAGTGTTCGGGGAGACTTTTCATGCATCGTAGGTCAAAGTTCGAGGCCACGGTGCCCACTTGGACTCTACCTGGTTCTACGTCACTTTGTAAGTACCCGGGGACTTaacgcctcctctttctctgtataaGGACAGCAGAAAAGTACTGAATATTATAGTGATCTTACTCATTGGCTTCGAATCGCATAATGAATGACACTAAGATCGTATTTCGTGATAGGAAAACTAGATTaaattaaaacaaatgaataaataccaATCACAGATTAGATGGCAGATAATTATCACacattagatttttaaaaattaccaTACCGGGTAGAGAGAGGTGTAAAGGCCACAGACGAGTATACAGCAAGAACTCGTTAAAATCATGGACTAACACATGAAACCATATCAAGtcctaatgaaagaaaaaaaaaaacaaggaaatgtaTGGCGTTAACAGAGGCCGTCGATTGAAAAGAAGCTCAAAAAGGATTAAATTAGTGTTGGCCGTATTGCAGAGTGTACAGAtggcaggggcgggtccagagaattttctggtagGGGGCACAGGGTGTAACAAGAATAAATCTAGGGGGCCGCCCAAAAGTAACAGAaattaaggctgcccacttcaATTCTTATgttgtacagttacacattgttcatattttcattttgcttttcttgtCCACATTAAATCTGCTAGGTCTACTTTTATCAAGTGGTAGGCTAACACACAGAACACTATGATGTTTGCCGTACAGTTAGTCAGATGACCATTAAAGGGGCACACGGGCTGGCCAGTCaggttgcagggggggggggggagcagtgcCCCTCACcatgccaccatggaagccccgcctctgacagatggatggatggagagataaatggatgggtggatagatagatggatgggtggatagatagatggatggatggagagataaatggatggatggagagagagatggatggatggatagatagatggatgggtggatagatagatggatggatggatagatagatggatgggtggatagatagatgggtgggtggatagatggatgggtggatagatagatggggtggatagatagatggatgggtggatagatgaatgaatggatgggtagatagattgtgcgattaataaataaatggatgaatagaaagAATGATGAATAGTGTAGAATGAAACTCTAAAACATGGAAAGAGAAATATTTTGTAAgagtaaaaataaggaaaagcagAAAGTCGAAGAGATAATACGGCAGCGTCAATAAGTCACGCTGATAAATGGAAGAAATAGTTGTATAACATATAAAATATGATCAAAGTTATTTCAAATATTGACGAATACGTtgccatcataattgttatcgtaattatcggTCGGATAGCGACACAAATTTTAAAAAGAGCGATTGGTGAATGTTAAGATAAACAGACCGTATATCAGGGTAAAAGTATTTGATAGTATTTTGACATAGTGTATTTATTTGTTGGGTTTGACTGGTATGTAGGCTATCATATAGGCCTACCTGTAAAACAGTGAGATTCTGTGCTTATTCTTTCGTGGTGAAtctactatattatatatatcttttcaatgGTGATATCAATACCTATATCTATGAATTATTAAtcagttgtcattatttttcatgcTTTTATACGTCGGCAGCAATCTTTTTACAAATCGTCTTATCGATTTTTCTCtgtaattattcatctatttatccttccacatctattcatcttcctccatttccacctATTTCATCTACCGATTTCCCTCTGTAATAATTCATCTACTTATCCTTCCACATTTATTCATCTTCCTTCATTTCCCAGGCCGGTGTAGAAACCAATGCTTCGTTCAACCTAACTGCACGGCGGTTTCAGTCCAGCAAAATTCAAGCGGCGTTTACTGTGCCTTCACCGCTGAGCCAACACCTGGAAACCACCTCGTGAACTCCAACGACGCTGATGCTGTGTTTGCTACGACAGGTGAGTCAGTGTGAGGGATACGGGGTGAAAGGGAGTCATGCAGGTGCCGGGAAGTGGAGTTCCAGGTTAATGTACACACgaacacgcgcgcgtgtgtgtgcgcgtgtatatttgtatataaatatacatatatatgaatatatatgtatgtatattatatgtatgtatatatatatatatatatatatatatatatatatatatatatatatatgtgtgtgtgtgtgtgtgtgtgtgtgtgtgtgtgtgtgtgtgtgtgtgtgtgtgtgtgtatgcatatatacatatatatgtatatgtatgtgtatatatatacataaacacacatacacatataaatataaataaataaataaataaataaatatatatatatatatatatatatatatgcatatatatgcatgtgtatgaatatatataaatatatataaatatatataaatatataaatatatgaatatatgaatatatatatatataaataaataaataaataaatatatatatatatatatatatatatatatatatataaaaaaatatatatatatatatatatatatatatatatatatatatatatatatatatatatatatatatatatatatatatatatatatatatatatatatatatatatatatatatatatatatatatatatatatatatatatatatatatatatatgtatatatatgtgtgtttgtgtgtgcacgtatatatatatatatatatatatatatatatatatatatatatatatatatatatatatatatatatatatatatatatatatgtatatatatatatatatatatatatatatatatatatatatatatatatatatatatatatatatatatatatatatatacacacacacacacacacacacacacacacacacacacacatatatatatatatatatatatatatatatatatatatatatatatatatatatacatatatattatatacataaacatgtatttatgatatatatatgtatgtgtatgtatatgacatttatacacattaatgtatatatatatatatatatatatatatatatatatatatatatatatatatatatatatatatatttcataaaggaataaataaataaatatatacatatgtgcgtgtgcgcatgtatatatatatatatatatatatatatatatatatatatatatatatatatatatatatatatatgtatgtatatatatatgtatatatataatatatatatatatatacatatatatacataaatgtatatgtctttacatatatatgtatatacttttcgtATACGAGTAGATTGGTATTTATGAAAGTTAGATAGCTTctacttgcacactcctttttgtGTGTTGAGTGGCTCAGTTTTATCAGCCTGTAAAGCATAGGGTTCGAATCCTGGTTGGGGAAGAtcagttatttattctcatatcAACggggcagtgcattattccatcgttcataaatacacctcattacttctgacttcggatttgaactgctacATCAGTTTCCTCCGAGTGGGTGTAAattttgctatccttactcaagtatgagttgATAGGtaatacacatattttatatatatatatatatatatatatatatatatatatatatatatatatatatatatagatagatagatagatagacagacagagaatttaTTACTTAACTAATTACTTAAATCTTCCTTAAAACAGAAGAGAACAGGCCCGCAGCCTACAGGACCTCTACATCTACATCGACTCCTTCGGGAACTACGACCAAAACCACGGATCTCGAACAGGAGTTTCAACCACATCACACAACATCCTCACCACCAGGAACCTCAGAGAGCAGCCCCGCAGCCTACACAACCTCCTCTACACCTACATCGACTCCTTCGGAAATGACAACCAAACCTACGGATCTGTACCTACATCAGACCCACGGATCTGCTCCTACTTCAACTCCTTCGGGAACGACAACTGAGCCCATGGATCTCGAACAGGCATTTCAATCACATTCCGCAACATCCTGGGCACCAGAAACCTCAGAGAACAGCCCCGCAGCCCACAAGAATTCCTCTGCACATACATCGACTCCTTCGGGAACGACAACCACACCCATACAGGAGTCTCAACCACATCCCGCAACACCCTCGCCACCAGAAACCCCAGAGAGCAGTCTCGCAGACTACGAGACCAATGCACTTACATCGACTCCTTCGGAAACGACAACCAAATCCACGGATCTCGTGCAGGAGCTTCAATCACATCCCTCAACATCCTCGCCAGCAGAAACCTCAGAGTCGAGCACAGTCTCAGTAATGAACGCTGATTCACTGCCAGACGTGGCCTCTGAGGCAGGTCATGACGCCTTCTCTCAGAATTCGCAAAACACACCttggagaggaaaagaagcggTTTCGAATCCATAAACCGTTACACTTTTATTGCGAAAGGGCTTATTCGGACATTGCGTGGTACTATCTcacggtcaaatacatgtatacaccttCACAGTCTGTTAAGATTTTGTAAAAGTATTGAATGTAAAATGGAATAACACAGAGGAATATAACCAGTTATACTCAAAGCCATGATTAAAAACcttgaaaaattaaaaattaatacCGACCTTACAAATATGAAGAATATATGGAGAGGTATTCTAAGAAGCATatgattaatgaatagataaatataattgcTGCGTTTCGGTGAAATATATgtgatgcgtgtgtatgtatttgtatatatatatgtatatatatatatatatatatatatatatatatatatatatatatatatatatatatgtgtgtgtgtgtgtgtgtgtgtgtgtgtgtgtatatatatatatatatatatatatatgtgtgtgtgtatatatatatatgtgtgtgtgtgtgtgtgtgtgtgtaaatgcatatataaataaatgtacttatgtatatgtatatatgtaaatatatttatgtatgcatgtatatatatatatatatatatatatatatatatatacatatatatatatatacatatgtatatacatatatatatacatatatatatatgtatatacatatgtatatatatatatacatacatatacatacacacacatacacacacacaatgcatatatatgaatacacactcacagatatatatatatatatatatatatatatatatatatatatatatatatatatatacacacacacagaatgcatatatatgaatacacactcacaatatatatatatatatatacatatatatatgtgtgtgtgtgtatgtgtctgtatatatatatatatatatatatatatatatatatatatatatatatatattgtatatatatatatatatatatatatatatatatatatatatgtatatatgaaagatggaatgcaGTACCGGATttgaaataatgaatatataacctctccgataggaattcgaaccctcaccgcagATGCAGGTAACCTGCAAgatggtcactctaaccactgatacacgacccactaaaagaagtgtgcaactaggagctacctagcttccataAACAATACCTATCTAATACATGAGTaagaagttttacacacacactccccgtgggcattcggatatctgatttgggatttgaaccgCTTTTCCtgtatataccgagtgcccacggggagtgtgtaaagcttcgctatccttactcgcgtatgagtagataggtaatgttgcACACTCCtattagtgggtcgtgtatcagtggttagagtgagtgactatctctctctctctctctctctctctctctctctctctctctctctctctctctctctctctctctctatatatatatatatatatatatatatatatatatatatatatatatatatatatatatatatatatatatatatatatatatatatatatatatgtatgtatacgtacagatagagagagagagaggcggagatacTAATAGATGGTCTAGAAAATGAGATGGGTAGACAAGGAATGGAGTTGAATAGccaaagggagggatagatagacagtataGGAAGTGAGAGAGTCAAGGTAAAAACTTAGATAAACAAGGGAATGGGATAGACATAAAAGACAGACATGTGCAGAAACAATAGAAAGATAACCAAAGGAGAGACATAAACAAGGAGCAAACccaaagttgtgtgtgtgtttgcttgtaataTCCTTTCCCTTTTGTGATGTATGTGTACTTTGTTTATATGTAACTGTAGAACCTATTTAATTATTGATTATTGGGTAGATTGATGGAGTTACATAGGTTATGGCTGcgttaataacaatggtaacatcataatagggaaaaaaagatggaagtatCAGGATTAcgttcagtaatgataataaaaatgcacaTGGAATACCAGACGCGTGGATAATCATATAAAGAATAGTTTCCGCAATTTTAATAGTTCCAATTCTTGCAATCAAATCACTCTCCGACGTTGTCAGCGGGCGCGGCTTTCGTGATCTCCTCGAGGGCGCGACCTCGTGTTTCGGGCAAGCAGACGGCGCCGACGATCACTATGGTAATGCATACTCCGCTGTAAATCCAGAAGGCCCCATGCACGCCCATAGCGGAGGTGATCATGGGGTATGTGAACGCCGACGCGAAACTGCCCAGGTACATGAATATCAGGATGACCGAGATGCCCGTGGCTCGCACCGACGTCGGAAGCAGTTCTCCCTGTAGGATGTTGATGACTGGCTGCCCGACGCccatggagaagaggaaggcgacCATGGAGGCGACGGGGGCCCAGCCGTAGGCACTGACGTCTATTTCCGTGGTCTGGGCATAGAAGTACCCGCCTAATGTTGCCATGCAGAGGGTAGAAAAGAGGAATGACACAACCAGAAGGGGTTTTCGGCCCACACGGTCGACGATGCAGATATGGATCACAGTTCCGGCGGCGAACACCACGGCGGTCAAGAGAGCACTCATGTACGCGTCTATATCCGCCTTAGTTATCTGTAAAATCGGAACTGCGTAGCCTATAACAACCACGATGCCGCTAAAAGGCGATAAGAGCGATAGGAATCCCATCAGCGCCAGGGCCCTTCTGGTGGAAGGTTCCATCATCATGCGCAGCTGGTCTTTGAAGCCACTTTTGCGCCTCTGACTGCGCACCACTTGCTCGACGATGGAAGCCAGTTCGGAGGAAACGTCGTAGGACTTCCCTCTGAAGAACGAGAGCGAGTCCTTGGCCTCCTCTAAGCGTCCGCGCGTGACCAGCCATCGCGGGGAGCTCGGCATGAAGAGCAAACCGACCAGAGGAACGGCAACCAGGGCCGCAC
This genomic interval from Penaeus vannamei isolate JL-2024 chromosome 35, ASM4276789v1, whole genome shotgun sequence contains the following:
- the LOC113824620 gene encoding uncharacterized protein translates to MINNCRPWRLFLLIVLIGGECSGRLFMHRRSKFEATVPTWTLPGSTSLCRCRNQCFVQPNCTAVSVQQNSSGVYCAFTAEPTPGNHLVNSNDADAVFATTEENRPAAYRTSTSTSTPSGTTTKTTDLEQEFQPHHTTSSPPGTSESSPAAYTTSSTPTSTPSEMTTKPTDLYLHQTHGSAPTSTPSGTTTEPMDLEQAFQSHSATSWAPETSENSPAAHKNSSAHTSTPSGTTTTPIQESQPHPATPSPPETPESSLADYETNALTSTPSETTTKSTDLVQELQSHPSTSSPAETSESSTVSVMNADSLPDVASEAGHDAFSQNSQNTPWRGKEAVSNP
- the LOC113824630 gene encoding facilitated trehalose transporter Tret1-2 homolog, with the translated sequence MGKYNLQMRSSNSTEEPVLTTTVKSIENDAVAGQDTCKNEPNGHCHASNLQMASLTGLTTEKDVDVLRSSDGGQNAKSGQEEDQKQEETRPRIISQVAATLVMAFIHVGVGAVYGYSGVTLPELTDPDTQDLFLGPYEVSLLASLSDLGGAFGSVVGGVLLMRLGQRTTALLGLPISAACWLAMAFAHSPTLLLSMWFVVGFVTGFLSPAASMYVLEVSHKNIRGLLFGIVTTARRFGIIFVFGIGGLRVGWRAIGFASAALVAVPLVGLLFMPSSPRWLVTRGRLEEAKDSLSFFRGKSYDVSSELASIVEQVVRSQRRKSGFKDQLRMMMEPSTRRALALMGFLSLLSPFSGIVVVIGYAVPILQITKADIDAYMSALLTAVVFAAGTVIHICIVDRVGRKPLLVVSFLFSTLCMATLGGYFYAQTTEIDVSAYGWAPVASMVAFLFSMGVGQPVINILQGELLPTSVRATGISVILIFMYLGSFASAFTYPMITSAMGVHGAFWIYSGVCITIVIVGAVCLPETRGRALEEITKAAPADNVGE